The region GAGTTAATATTAGAGCTTCACCGTTTTTCAAATAGCGAGGTCTGCTTTTTGGGCGCGGTTTTGTCACCTGCCCTCTGCCCTTCGCCCCAAACGGAAAAAACAGTTTAATTAACAACAAAAAACTATATACTAAAAACAATTAAAGTAAGCAAATGGAAGAGGCAATAAAACAAATCAACGAACTTAGAAGGTTGCCTTCAGAAACCGAATGGGTAGAATTCAAGTCTAATCATCAACCTCCAGGAAAAATAGGTGAGTATATTTCTGCACTTGCAAATTCAGCTTGCTTACACCAAAGAAGTGAAGCGTATTTAGTATTTGGAATAGAAAATAAAACACACAAAGTTATTGGAACGAAATATGAACCGAGAACAACAAAGGGTAAGGGAGCTGAAGACCTTGAACCATGGCTACACAGAAACCTAAAGCCCAAAATTGATTTCAAAATTCAAGAAATTGAACATCCAGATGGGAGAGTAGTGATATTTTTCATCCAACCAGCATTTGCCGGTCCTGTGAAATTCAATAATAAAGCATGGATACGAATAAGTAGTAGTACAAAGGCACTAGATGAATTCCCAGAAAAAGAAGCTATTATATGGGAGCGACGAACTCCATTTGAAGACAAATTAGCAAAAGAGAATGTTTCCGAATCAGATGCTATCGAACTACTAGAATTTGACCAATATTTTCGGTTAACTGGGGAAACTAGGCCAAAAAATCAAACTGGGATTATTGAAAAGTTACTTCAAGAAGAGTTCCTTGCGAAAAAGAAGGGCAAGCTTAACATTACGAACCTAGGTGGCATCCTACTGGCTCGAAATCTTGAAAATTTCCCGAAATTAAGAAGTAAGGCGGTACGTATTATAAGCTACAAAGGAACAAATAAACTTCACGCAATAAAAGATGAAACATTTAATAGAGGATACGCCGTAGGATTCGGAGATATTATTTCCTACATACAAAGCCAAATCCCCGAACCAGAAAAAATTGAAGGAGGACTACGTAGCAGTAAAGTTTCATATCCACCAAATGCAATCCGTGAATTCGTTGCAAACGCATTGGTACATCAAGATTTTTTGGTAACCGGTTCTACTCCCTTAGTTGAAATATTCGAAAATAGAATTGAAATATCAAATCCAGGAAAGGCTTTAATACCAACGGACCGTTTTATAGATCATCCACCAAAATCAAGAAATGAGAAACTAAGTGATATGCTACGTAGAATGAAAATATGTGAAAAACGTGGGAGTGGTGTCGATAGAGCTATGTTTGCAATAGAACTATCTCAATTGCCACCGCCAAACATTGAAGATCAAAAAAATGATGGACTTAGAGTAACTATTTACTCTCAAAAAGAACTATCAAAATTAACAAAAGAAGAACAATGCAGAGCATGCTATTTTCACAGCTGTATACAGCATGTAATTAACCAAGAATCTTTAACAAACGCATCACTTTGTAAAAGACTTGGAATAGAAGATAAAAATAAGGCTATAGCGTCTAGAATCATCAAACGAACTATTGAAAAAGGATGGATTAAAGTATTTGATCCAGATAACAAATCAAATAGATACAAAAAATACATCCCATATTGGGGATAGTTCATTTGATTACTAATTGATCAATAGTTGATATTTCGATAAAAAACGGCTTATTTAAGGTTAAATCTTATTTGACGGCCATTTGATTGATAGGTGTTTTGGGTGGCGTTCATTCACTTCCGGCAAAAGCCCGAGAAATTTCCTGCGCCAGAGGAGTCGCCTTAAGTACCGTATTTTTGGCAAAGGGTGAGCAGTTTTACTCTTAAGAGTAACATTTGAAGGTAAATCATATATTATAAATAATAAAAACATATTTTGACTCTAGACTTAAAAAATTTAACAATTGGCAGTATACACTCCGGATACAAAAGTGGTGAAGCTCCCCGTTAATAAGTTTGCACTTCCGCTTAGTTTGTAATACCATAACACAAGATG is a window of Candidatus Peregrinibacteria bacterium DNA encoding:
- a CDS encoding ATP-binding protein; its protein translation is MEEAIKQINELRRLPSETEWVEFKSNHQPPGKIGEYISALANSACLHQRSEAYLVFGIENKTHKVIGTKYEPRTTKGKGAEDLEPWLHRNLKPKIDFKIQEIEHPDGRVVIFFIQPAFAGPVKFNNKAWIRISSSTKALDEFPEKEAIIWERRTPFEDKLAKENVSESDAIELLEFDQYFRLTGETRPKNQTGIIEKLLQEEFLAKKKGKLNITNLGGILLARNLENFPKLRSKAVRIISYKGTNKLHAIKDETFNRGYAVGFGDIISYIQSQIPEPEKIEGGLRSSKVSYPPNAIREFVANALVHQDFLVTGSTPLVEIFENRIEISNPGKALIPTDRFIDHPPKSRNEKLSDMLRRMKICEKRGSGVDRAMFAIELSQLPPPNIEDQKNDGLRVTIYSQKELSKLTKEEQCRACYFHSCIQHVINQESLTNASLCKRLGIEDKNKAIASRIIKRTIEKGWIKVFDPDNKSNRYKKYIPYWG